From Mobula birostris isolate sMobBir1 chromosome 22, sMobBir1.hap1, whole genome shotgun sequence, the proteins below share one genomic window:
- the ntmt1 gene encoding N-terminal Xaa-Pro-Lys N-methyltransferase 1: MTAEVIGDEDRFYSRAEKYWKNIPPTVDGMLGGYGHISSIDINSSKKFLQRFIGEGTGKAGSNCALDCGAGIGRITKRLLLPLFKVVDMVDVTEGFLAKAKTHLGEEGSRVGNYFCCGLQDFIPQPQRYDVIWIQWVIGHLTDDHLIQFLKRCQKGLRPNGIICVKDNVSQEGVIEDEVDSSVCRDLDSLHTIVQLAGLQVLAEEKQDNFPDEIYQVYSLALR; encoded by the exons ATGACTGCTGAGGTCATTGGCGATGAGGACAGATTCTACTCCAGAGCTGAGAAATACTGGAAGAATATACCTCCAACAGTGGATGGTATGTTGGGAGGTTATGGACACATCTCTAGCATTGACATCAATTCCTCCAAGAAATTTCTGCAGCGGTTCATTGGG GAAGGAACTGGAAAGGCAGGGTCAAACTGTGCGCTGGACTGCGGTGCTGGAATTGGCAGAATTACAAAGCGATTGCTGCTGCCCTTGTTTAAAGTTGTTGACATGGTGGATGTAACAGAGGGTTTCCTGGCCAAGGCCAAGACCCACCTGGGGGAAGAGGGCAGCCGCGTGGGCAACTACTTCTGCTGTGGCCTGCAAGACTTCATCCCCCAACCCCAGCGATACGAtgtcatctggatccagtgggtGATTG GGCACCTGACTGATGACCACCTCATCCAGTTCCTGAAAAGGTGTCAGAAAGGTCTTCGGCCAAATGGAATCATCTGTGTGAAGGATAACGTGAGCCAGGAGGGTGTGATTGAGGACGAAGTGGACAGTAGTGTCTGCCGAGACTTGGACTCCCTGCACACCATTGTGCAGCTGGCAGGACTCCAGGTGTTGGCAGAGGAGAAGCAGGATAACTTCCCTGATGAAATTTATCAGGTGTACAGTCTGGCTTTGAGGTGA